A genome region from Oenanthe melanoleuca isolate GR-GAL-2019-014 chromosome 2, OMel1.0, whole genome shotgun sequence includes the following:
- the CRISPLD1 gene encoding cysteine-rich secretory protein LCCL domain-containing 1 isoform X2: MKMTWDTELERSAESWAETCLWEHGPASLLPSIGQNLGAHWGRYRPPTFHVQAWYDEVRDFTYPHPHECNPYCPYRCSGPVCTHYTQVVWATSSRIGCAINLCHNMNIWGQIWPKAVYLVCNYSPKGNWWGHAPYKPGRPCSACPPSFGGGCRENLCYREDSERPYSPHEPEEETNEIERQRSKAQDATAQSRPRAHQPSASTGSDDSEKNEVISTQQMSQIVSCEVRLRDQCKGTTCNRYECPAGCLDSKAKVIGSVHYEMQSSICKAAIHYGILDNEGGWVDVTRQGRKNYFIKSYRNGVQSIGKYQSANSFTVSKVTVQAITCETTVEQLCPFQKPASHCPRVYCPHNCMQANPHYARVIGTRIYSDISSICRAAVHAGVIRSQGGYVDVMPVDRRKLYLASFQNGIHSESLQNPPGSKAFRVFAVV; the protein is encoded by the exons acATGGGACACAGAACTGGAGAGATCTGCAGAGTCATGGGCTGAAACCTGTCTGTGGGAGCATGGACCAGCAAGCCTTCTTCCATCAATTGGACAGAATCTGGGGGCACACTGGGGAAG GTACAGACCTCCAACATTTCACGTCCAAGCATGGTATGATGAAGTGAGAGATTTCACATATCCCCATCCTCATGAGTGCAATCCATATTGTCCATATAGATGCTCTGGTCCTGTTTGTACACATTACACACAG gtTGTTTGGGCTACAAGTAGCAGAATTGGTTGTGCAATTAATTTGTGTCATAACATGAACATCTGGGGACAGATTTGGCCAAAAGCAGTTTATCTTGTATGCAATTATTCTCCTAA ggGTAACTGGTGGGGTCATGCTCCTTATAAGCCTGGTCGCCCCTGTTCTGCATGTCCCCCTAGTTTTGGAGGAGGTTGTAGAGAAAACCTTTGTTATAGAG AGGATTCAGAAAGACCTTATTCCCCCCATGAGCCAGAAGAGGAAACCAATGAGATTGAACGTCAGCGATCCAAAGCCCAGGATGCAACTGCGCAAAGCCGGCCAAGAGCACACCAACCTTCAGCCTCCACAGGCTCTGATGATAGTGAGAAAAATGAAGTGATAAGCACACAGCAGATGT ctCAGATTGTTTCGTGTGAAGTAAGGCTAAGAGATCAGTGCAAAGGAACAACTTGCAATAG GTATGAATGTCCTGCTGGCTGTTTGGATAGCAAAGCCAAAGTTATTGGAAGTGTGCATTATGAAATG CAATCCAGTATTTGTAAAGCTGCCATACATTATGGCATCCTAGACAATGAAGGTGGTTGGGTTGACGTCACTAGGCAAGGgaggaaaaattactttatcAAGTCTTACAGAAATGGTGTTCAGTCAATTGG aaaatacCAATCTGCTAACTCCTTCACTGTCTCTAAGGTAACAG ttcagGCTATCACCTGTGAAACCACCGTGGAACAACTGTGCCCATTTCAAAAACCAGCCTCACACTGTCCGAG GGTGTATTGTCCTCACAACTGTATGCAGGCAAATCCACACTACGCTCGTGTAATTGGTACACGAATTTATTCTGAT ATCTCCAGCATCTGCCGGGCAGCCGTGCACGCCGGGGTGATCCGCAGCCAGGGCGGCTACGTGGATGTGATGCCCGTGGACAGAAGGAAGCTCTACCTTGCTTCCTTCCAAAATGGGATACACTCAGAAAG TTTACAGAATCCTCCAGGAAGCAAGGCTTTCAGAGTATTTGCTGTTGTTTGA